A region of the Clostridium estertheticum subsp. estertheticum genome:
CAAAGTTATTAAAAAACAGGATACTAATGTTGATGTTGTAAGTGGGGCTACAGTTACGAGTAAAGCATATCTCAAATCTATAGAAAATGCTTTGAAAAAATAAAAATTAAAATTGTAGATAGTGTTAACTAACTTATGAAAAAACACTAATTGGTAAAATTAGGGCATGTGCTTTCGATTATAACTGAAAATATACCTTATCGCAGAAAATATTAGTAAGAGTATCTTAAAGAATGTGTATTAATTAAGGATTTTGTTCCAGGTGAATAAAAAATTGCATCAAAAATATACCTGATCAGATTGTTCCTTTTTTACGGAACCCTGCCGGGTAAGAAAATTCAAACTATATTAAAAGGTAAATTCACTTATACAACCTGTTTTTCTACTATAAGTTGCTGTGAAAGTTCGATTAACTTTTGCCATTTTGCTGGCATAGTAGAAATGTTTTCAAGTTCAGGTATTGAGTTCAATGGCCCCCAATAAGCGTAGCTATGTGGGCGGAGAAAGTTGTAATATGCTACAAACAACGCCAAGTGCGTGTTGGAACCTTCTTCACTACCAAAGCCATTTGTAACCCTATAGGAAAATTTAAATGTTCTGTTAAGACGCTCTATTATTTGTTTAAGCCAACGATATTCGGTTGAAACAGGATCGGAGTTAGTAAGACCAATTACTTGGATTACATCGAAGTCCATGCCGTTAAGTTTAAACTGTTGCTCAGCGAGCTTATATGCAGTATAGCCATCAGCAACGAATTTAAGTGATTTTCCGGGAAACTCTTTGAACTTATCAAAAGCCATACGCATAGTTAAAATACAAGGGCCAGTATCACGACTAAAAGAGGCTTGGTATCCTAAAATTGATTTCTTGATGGCATCCATAACAAGCCAGATATATTGATGAACTCCTTTTACTTTAGTATAGGTTTCATCAGCAGCAAGATAATTAGTGGGCTTATAATCATAGTTGTCAACATATGGTTTGACAAAAGCGGCAGCTGCAATGGCGTATCTACTAACCATGACATGAGATATTTTCACCCCATGGATTTCCCAAAGAGCAAGTGCCGTACGGCGTGTAGATAGTCCTAAATTAACGTTATATGTTAGACAGAGTCCCATTACATGTGAAGAAAAATTTCTGAACTTGAGGCTAGTAGCACCTTTTGGCATTGAAGATAAATCTACATCAAAATAATTAGTGGTAAACTCACGGTAGATGTAATGTAGCTTAAATTTGTGTTTATCTTTCTTATATTCCTTAATGTCTTCCATTGAAAGATTTGCAAGAGATTGAAGGAAAAAGCTACATTTTTTATTAACGCATTTATGGATATAAAAATTTTTGCGGTCCTTCTTTTTACTTAGGGCATGTCCACAAAATGGACAAATGAGTTTTTCGGTTTTGAAATCATCCTTGTTTTTATTGAAATGCATATCACAAACTTTGCACCAAAGCTGCCCGCGGCCTCCGGCGTTATCGTAGATATAGGTGTGCGGAGCACCACATTGAGGGCATATAGTATCAGAGGATATAGGATGTTTACCGCGAGAATTGACAGGCTTTTTATCCTTGCCATTACTGCGTTTATACTCAGCTAAGAGTTGCCTGTAATCAAGCTTTTCAAAGGTTTTAATAATTGGCAATTTATCTACAGTAAGTTTTTTATATTTAGGACTTGTCATATCGTATTTCGGAACCTTTAATGGTATATTTTTAGCAATAAAAATAAGTAATTGTTTAATTTGAGAAAGTAATACTTGATTATAAGTAACTAACATTGATATAATTGGACTCACAATGACACCTTCTTTCGGGAATTTTTGTTGAGTTTAGATACAACAATTATACCAAACAGAGGGGGTCATTGTTTTTTTTGAGCTAAAAACAGCTACACTCCTTGCAACAGCAGGGTTTAAAATAAATAAAACAAAGATAGTGTTAACACTATCAAATTGTACGGGGGGGAGTAGGTAATAGGAACAATAGCTCAAAGGCTCTAGCAGATTGTGCTAGAGTCTTTTTCCATTGCAGATAAACCAAATTAAATATGGATAATAGCTATATCATATATTTTTGAATAGTATCAATTACTATAGGAATGCCTTTTTTTATTTTCTCCTCATTTACATTACTAATGCTTATTCTAAAATAATGATCATTTCTATTTTGTTCCAAAAAACATAAATTTGTATCTAGCATTTTAATATTGTTATTTAATAGTGAGCTTATTATTTTATCATATTGTAGTGAATCATCTACATATATACAAGAAAAATACCCGGATTTAGGAATGTTCCATTTTATTTTAGACTGTTGAAGCAAAGATATAGTATTTTTTAAATAAGTCATTCTGTCACAGTATAGGGTGCTCATTTTGTTTCTATGTATATCAAATAGACCACTTTTTAAATAGATTTCAAGTGCTCCTTGAGATAGTATTGGACTATTCATATCTGTCCATTTTTTATAATTTAGGAAAGTACTTATTAGTAAGCTTGGCAATATGAGTGCGGCAACTCTTAGTCCAGGCATAAGAATTTTTGAATAACTTTTCAAGTAAATAACCTTTTCAGTAGTGTCATAAGTGAACATGGGGTCGTTTTTTTTATTTATGTCTAAATCGGAAACAATATCATCTTCAACAATATATACATTATATTTTTGCGCCATAGCTACAATAGATTCTTTTTCCTCTTTACTATAAGAGGTTCCAGTTGGGTTATGAAATCTAGGGACGGTATAAAAAAATTTGATATTGCCATACTTAAACGTGTTTTCTAGTTCATATAAATCTATTCCATTAAGCCCCCTTTCAATTCCTAATACGGAAACATTATTTAATTCTAAAATTTTTATAATTCCATAATAAGTAGGTTGCTCAACAAGAATGTTAGATTTACCATTTGGAAATGGCATAATTGACAATAGGGTTAGTGCTTGTTGAGAACTGGATGTAATGACAATGTTGTCTGAACTTGTAAATACTTGATATTGTTGAAAGTGTTTTGATAATACATGTGTTAATGAATTCAATCCTCGGGGATTTGAGTAAGTAAATAAGGTTTCTTTGTACAAGTCTATGGATTTATTCAAACAGTGTTGAAAATCTTTATAAGGAAAGCTTTCAATATCTGGAACTCCTGATGAAAAATCAATAATAGTATTGTTAGTGGAATTAGTATTATGGAAATCCTCTAATAGGTAGTATCCACTTTTGGGAGATGGGTAAACAATATTATCTTTTTCAAGTTTATCATAGGCTTTTAAAACTGTACCAATACTGCAATTAAATAGTTGGGATATAGTCCTAATAGAGGGTAATTTTTTTTTGTAGGTGAAATTTCCAGCTGAAATTCCATTATGAATATAGTCAATAATCTTTTCGTATTTTAACAATATAAGCAACTCCTTTAATTTTGTACTAGTACAGATTGCACTTTTATTTCTTGATAACTAAATTATACTATACTAATATGTAGGTGTAATCAATTTGTGCAAGTATAGTGGAGACACTTGAGAGACTAAGAAGTGTGGATAAGTTTTGAAAGGGGATTAAATTGATAATAATTACAGAAGAAATTCTAAGTAGTATTCAAGAATTTAAAAATAAATTGTTACAATACAAAGAAGGCAAATTAGATAATATGAAATCATTCAGTTCCATTATGGGGATTTACAAGGAAAGGTTGAATGATACATATATGGTTAGACCGAGAATTGCTGGAGGGGTTACAACACTTAAACAATTAAAGGCTATAAGTAAGATAGCTAAGAAATGCGATGTAGTAAAAATGCGTTTTACAACAAGACAGGATATTCAATTTCATTCAGTAAAATTGGAATATTTGGATAGTGTAGTTGATGAATTGGTAAAAGCCGGCTTAATCACAAGAGGCGCTGGCGGTGATGGAATAAGAAATATAACATGTTCTCCTCTTTCTGGAGTTTCGATAGATGATGTGTTCGATGTTACTCCATATATGAATGAGGTTACAAATTATATGATGAAGGATCCAGCAAATCTTAAATTGCCAAGGAAATATAAAATAGCTTTTTCAAATAGTGCAGAGGATACTGCTAATGCCACAATTACAGATATAGGTTTCATAGCGAAAATAGTTGAAGGTAAAAGAGGATTTGAAGTTTACGGTGGTGGCGGATTAGGTAGTGGTGCTAGGGTAGCTCTAAAACTGGAAGATTTTATAGAAGATACAGATGCATTATATTATGTACAAGCTATGAAACAAGTTTTTGAGAGAGAAGGCGACAGAACTAATAGACAAAAGGCTAGATTAAGATTTGTGGTTCAAAGATTAGGTGAAGAAGAATTTATCAAAATGTTTAGAAGTGAGCTAAATAAATTGAAAACAGAGCAGGACTTAAAACTCAATATAGATTCAAAAGAAGAAGTGATAGATAACAATAGGATGGACAATAAATTATCATGGAAAAAGGAATATAGAAATATAATATACACACAAAAGCAATTAGGATATTATTCTTTATACATTCATCCGCAAAATGGAGATATTAGTATTAACGATTTGGATAAAGTATTAGATTACATAACAAACTTAAATTATGAAACATCCATAAGACTTACTATGAATCAAGGCTTTTTTGTGAGGGATTTAGAGGAGAAGGATGTGGAAGGCTTGATAGAAATAATATCTGCTTTTTCATCTACATTCAATATATATAATTCTGTAATATGTGTAGGGCCTAAGGTTTGCAAATTTGGTATTAATAATTCTCAAGGTTTATTTCATAATATAATTGAGGCTTTTAAAAATACATCCATTGATATACAAAGCGCACTTCCAAGAATACTTATATCTGGATGTCATAATTCCTGTGCACAACCTCAGAAAGGTCTCATTGGATTTATGGGAAAGAAGAAGAAGGCAGATAATGGATTAGTTCCTGTATATTCTATATCTTTTAATGGTAGAGTAGGTTCAGGTGGTGCGAAGTTCGGAGAAGTTTATGGAGAAATCCCTACAAAGAAAATGGTTGATTTTCTTTTGGGATTAGCTCAGTTAAAAGTTAATTCAGGCTCTATAGATTTTACTGACTTTATAGAAAAAAATGAAGTAAGTGTAAGAATGCTTGTAGCTAAATACTCTTCAATAGAGAGCAATAGTAAAAATCCAGATTTATATTCTGACTTCTAATTCATTTATCATGGTCACTCAAAGCAGTGTTTGTAACATTCATAAATAATATTAGCATGCGATAAGATGAGGAGAAATCAGTTATGACTAAACCAGAGCTTTTAGCTCCAGCGGGGAACTTAGAAAAACTTAAAACAGCTATAAATTTTGGCGCGGATGCTGTTTACCTTGGAGGAAGTAAACTGAATCTAAGAGCATTTGCAAACAATTTTAATATTGAAGAATTAAAAGAAGGACTAGAATTTGCACATTCTAGGGGTAAAAAAATTTATGTTACATTAAACATAATTCCTCACAATGATGATTTAGCAGAAATAGAGGATTATCTTAAAGAGTTATATGAAATTGGGGTTGATGCAATACTTGTTGCAGATCCAGGAATCATTGAAACTGCTAAAGCAGTAGTTCCAAATCTTGAGATACATTTAAGTACTCAAGCAAATTGTGTAAATTATAAATCTGCTTTATTTTGGCACAAATTAGGTGTTAAAAGAGTAGTAATGGCGAGAGAAATGAGTATAAATGATTTCAAAATTTTGAGAGAAAAACTTCCGAAAACCTGCGATATAGAAGCTTTTGTTCATGGATCAATGTGCATGGCATATTCAGGTAGATGTATGTTATCAAATTATTTAACAGGTAGAGATGCAAATAGAGGCGAATGTGCACAACCATGCAGATATAAATATCATCTGATAGAAGAAAATGAATCCGGAGAACGTCATGAAATTACTGAGAATAACAATGGAATCTATATAATGAATTCAAAGGACTTATGTATGATAGAACATATCCCTGAACTTATGGAATCTGGAATTAACTCTCTTAAAATTGAAGGAAGGATGAAGAGTGTATATTATGTTGCATCTGTTGTAAAAGCCTATAGAGAAGCCATTGATAAATACATAGAAGATCCTAAAAAATATGTTTTTGATTCTAAATGGGCAGATTATCTTCTAAAGCCTAGTCACAGACCTTATACTACTGGCTTCTACTTTGATGAAGAGATAAAACAGAGTTATGAAAGCTCAGCATACATTCGTAATTATGACATTGTAGGTATTGTGAGAAACTATAACAAAGATTCTCATATAGCAACAATACAGCAAAAAAATAAAGTCTACAATGGTGATGCTGTTGAAGTTTTAGTTCCAAAGGGCGATAACAAGAATATTAAACTTAATAGCATGAAAAAAGAAAACGGAGAAGCTATAGATAGTGCACCATCAGCACAAATGATTTTCACAATTGAATGTCATGAAGAGCTTAAGGCAGATGATATAATTATTAAACTTAAGGAGGCAAAATAATAAAAAAATCACAAGTTATTAAACAAATTTTAGATGCAGGTAAACCGGATTTTGATACACATAAAAACATTCAAAATGTAGCCATAGAAGCTATTAAGAGGTAATAACTATGAATGAATTACTTATATATTTTGACAATGATTTGTGTATGTGTTACGGTTAGTATATTCATCGGAGGGTATATAACTATATGCTGGATAAGATGGTTGGATAAAATCAACTGTCTTATCCAGCATTTTTTGTTTTTAGGAGGTTATATATTAATGCAACAAGATAATGATTTAACGAAGGGGAAGGTTATTCCTACACTATTAAAATTTGCATTTCCGTTTTTATTAGCAAGTTTGCTGCAAGCACTTTATGGTGCAGCAGATTTGCTAGTTGTTGGTCAGTTTGATAATTCTGCACAAGTTTCTGCGGTGGCAACAGGGAGTCAGATTATGCAGACAATTACAGGAGTTATTCTTGGACTTACCACGGGCGGTACAATTATAATCGGCAACTATTTGGGTGCAAAGAAATATAAGGATATTGTGGAGTCGATTGGAACTATAATTTGTATATTTGCTATAATGGCTGCTGCTTTGACTGTAAGTATGGTGCTACTAACAGGTACTATTACAAGTTTAATGAATACACCAGCAGAGGCATTAAAATATACAAAACAATATATTTTAATATGTTCTTGTGGTATACCATTTATTATAGGTTATAATGCGTTAAGTGGTATTCTACGAGGATTAGGCAA
Encoded here:
- a CDS encoding nitrite/sulfite reductase codes for the protein MIIITEEILSSIQEFKNKLLQYKEGKLDNMKSFSSIMGIYKERLNDTYMVRPRIAGGVTTLKQLKAISKIAKKCDVVKMRFTTRQDIQFHSVKLEYLDSVVDELVKAGLITRGAGGDGIRNITCSPLSGVSIDDVFDVTPYMNEVTNYMMKDPANLKLPRKYKIAFSNSAEDTANATITDIGFIAKIVEGKRGFEVYGGGGLGSGARVALKLEDFIEDTDALYYVQAMKQVFEREGDRTNRQKARLRFVVQRLGEEEFIKMFRSELNKLKTEQDLKLNIDSKEEVIDNNRMDNKLSWKKEYRNIIYTQKQLGYYSLYIHPQNGDISINDLDKVLDYITNLNYETSIRLTMNQGFFVRDLEEKDVEGLIEIISAFSSTFNIYNSVICVGPKVCKFGINNSQGLFHNIIEAFKNTSIDIQSALPRILISGCHNSCAQPQKGLIGFMGKKKKADNGLVPVYSISFNGRVGSGGAKFGEVYGEIPTKKMVDFLLGLAQLKVNSGSIDFTDFIEKNEVSVRMLVAKYSSIESNSKNPDLYSDF
- a CDS encoding DDE-type integrase/transposase/recombinase translates to MSPIISMLVTYNQVLLSQIKQLLIFIAKNIPLKVPKYDMTSPKYKKLTVDKLPIIKTFEKLDYRQLLAEYKRSNGKDKKPVNSRGKHPISSDTICPQCGAPHTYIYDNAGGRGQLWCKVCDMHFNKNKDDFKTEKLICPFCGHALSKKKDRKNFYIHKCVNKKCSFFLQSLANLSMEDIKEYKKDKHKFKLHYIYREFTTNYFDVDLSSMPKGATSLKFRNFSSHVMGLCLTYNVNLGLSTRRTALALWEIHGVKISHVMVSRYAIAAAAFVKPYVDNYDYKPTNYLAADETYTKVKGVHQYIWLVMDAIKKSILGYQASFSRDTGPCILTMRMAFDKFKEFPGKSLKFVADGYTAYKLAEQQFKLNGMDFDVIQVIGLTNSDPVSTEYRWLKQIIERLNRTFKFSYRVTNGFGSEEGSNTHLALFVAYYNFLRPHSYAYWGPLNSIPELENISTMPAKWQKLIELSQQLIVEKQVV
- a CDS encoding PLP-dependent aminotransferase family protein, which encodes MLKYEKIIDYIHNGISAGNFTYKKKLPSIRTISQLFNCSIGTVLKAYDKLEKDNIVYPSPKSGYYLLEDFHNTNSTNNTIIDFSSGVPDIESFPYKDFQHCLNKSIDLYKETLFTYSNPRGLNSLTHVLSKHFQQYQVFTSSDNIVITSSSQQALTLLSIMPFPNGKSNILVEQPTYYGIIKILELNNVSVLGIERGLNGIDLYELENTFKYGNIKFFYTVPRFHNPTGTSYSKEEKESIVAMAQKYNVYIVEDDIVSDLDINKKNDPMFTYDTTEKVIYLKSYSKILMPGLRVAALILPSLLISTFLNYKKWTDMNSPILSQGALEIYLKSGLFDIHRNKMSTLYCDRMTYLKNTISLLQQSKIKWNIPKSGYFSCIYVDDSLQYDKIISSLLNNNIKMLDTNLCFLEQNRNDHYFRISISNVNEEKIKKGIPIVIDTIQKYMI
- a CDS encoding peptidase U32 family protein gives rise to the protein MTKPELLAPAGNLEKLKTAINFGADAVYLGGSKLNLRAFANNFNIEELKEGLEFAHSRGKKIYVTLNIIPHNDDLAEIEDYLKELYEIGVDAILVADPGIIETAKAVVPNLEIHLSTQANCVNYKSALFWHKLGVKRVVMAREMSINDFKILREKLPKTCDIEAFVHGSMCMAYSGRCMLSNYLTGRDANRGECAQPCRYKYHLIEENESGERHEITENNNGIYIMNSKDLCMIEHIPELMESGINSLKIEGRMKSVYYVASVVKAYREAIDKYIEDPKKYVFDSKWADYLLKPSHRPYTTGFYFDEEIKQSYESSAYIRNYDIVGIVRNYNKDSHIATIQQKNKVYNGDAVEVLVPKGDNKNIKLNSMKKENGEAIDSAPSAQMIFTIECHEELKADDIIIKLKEAK